TTCAGTTGATCAACTGACTTATGCTTTTCCCTGGTTTCTTCAATTTTTTTATTTAAAAACCAGATGACCTGCTTCAGCTGAGTGGAATCTTCCTTTGTTTTTAAAGTCAGATTGACACCCAGAACATTTACTTGAAGCAGGTCATCTTTCATTGTCAGAATATTTCCAGGTTCTGTGGATATCCCGAGTTTTTTTCTTCTTTTTTTTCTGAAGAAGCGGATTCTTCAATAGTATCTTCTTCTGTTTCGCTGACATCCTCAAAAGAAGACTCAACCACTGCCGGAGTTACTTCCTCGACAGGGGCTTCATCCTGAGAATTTTCTGATTCAATTTCCAGCTGTTCCGATTGATTGCCTGATTCATCATCATCAGCCGCGTCATCTTCAGCATTGTCTGATTCAGCAACAGGTTCTTCAACCTTTGCTGTCTCTTCTTCTACTGTTTCATCAGAGATGGAAATTTCGATGGTTTCTTCTTCCGTTTCTTCTGTAACAGGTTCTTCCTGCTCAGAATCATCTTCCAAGTCCACTTCGGGCTGTGCAATTTCAGTATCTTCACTGTCTGAAATCGTTTCAGAAGCTGCGTTCACTTCTGTTTCTACTGTTATTCCGCTTTCGTCATTCAGCTCGTCAAGCTGACTGAGAGCATCAATAAATCCCTTTTCAATCTTATCCTGTTCACTGTTTAGTGTAGATTTCTGGCTTTCCAGCTCAGATATCTGTTCTTCAAGAAGAGAAATTTCTTCTTTCAGCTCACCATTTTCATTTTTCAGCTTTTTTATCAATTGAACTGCATCGCTGACTTTTGTTTCCAGTAACTGAACCTGATCGAAAGTTATCATTGACTATAACGCTCCTAAAGAAGTTTTTGCTTTTTCTACAATTGCAGAAAATGCTTTGGGATCTTCGATCGCCATATTGGAAAGAGATTTTCTATTGATCTCGATTCCGGCAATGTTCAGACCATTGATAAATCTGGAATAACTGATTCCTTCGGCTCTACAGGCTGCAGAGATTCTGGCAATCCAGAGTTGACGAAAGTCTCTCTTTTTTACTTTTCTGTCTCTGTATGCATACTGTCCAGCTTTAGTTACAGCATCTTTGGCAACACGGTGCAGTTTACTGCGGCGTCCCCAATAACCTTTGGCTTGTTTCAGGATCTTTTTACGGTGATCCTTTCTTTTCGTTCCATCTACTGCTCTAGGCATTCTCTGGTTCCTTTCTTATTAACCGTAAGGTAATAATATTTTAAGTCTGGGAATCTCAGCAGAACTGATTACATCAGGATGTCTGAGTTTTCTTTTTCTCTTGGCTGATTTCTTGGTTAAGATGTGGCGGGTAGCCTGTTTTTTATACTTGGCTTTCCCTGTGCCGGTCATCTTGAACCTTTTAGCAGCACTTCTACGTGTCTTCATCTTAGGCATATGAATCCCTCTATTATTTTTTTGCTTTAGAGCTCAACATCATAGACATGAACCGACCTTCCTGACGGGGAGGGCTGTCTATAAAATATGAACCTTCTTCAAGCAGTTCAAGCAATTTATCTAAAACAACTCTACCAAGTTCAGTATGTGCCATTTCACGGCCTCTGAATCGGATGGTTACTTTACATTTATTTCCGGCGTCCAGGAACTCCTGAACATGTTTAGTTTTGAAGGCAAGATCGTGTTTTTCGATCTTGGGCTGCATTCGGACTTCTTTGAGTTTAACCAGTGTTTGTTTTTTCTTTTGCTCACGGTTTTTCTTTTCAAGATCAAACTTGTATTTACCGTAATCCAGAATTTTACATACGGGGGGTTTAGACTGAGGAGCTACTTCCACCAGGTCGATACCGGCGTCTTTAGCCATTTCCAGAGCTTCTTTAGTTGCCACAATGCCCTTCTGGTTTCCCTCATCATCGATGAGTCTTACTTCTCGTACCCGGATCTGATCATTAATCCTTAAATCTTTAACAGCCAACATTTCTCCTTGGAATTATTCCTTTGAATAATACTCTTCCTTACTAAATTAAGTGAAAATATAACACAATCACCTGAGAAGAGTCAAAGGGCGGAACTTCCACTAACCTGAGGGAATATAAAGGAATAATGCGATTGTGTCCAGAGCGTAAACAGCTGTCGTTTAATAAGTCTTTAAATCATTCTTGTGTAATCCTCCGGAACATGATAATAATAACCTTAATATGATAGTTTTTTTACTGGCAGTTATGCCTTTTACTTACTGGGGTATTCAGTACCTTTTTGATCAGGACAATGTCCGCATGGCAGACAGAATTCTTCCGTTTTTTTACGGTTTTATCGCCGCAATACCGGTAATTCTGCTGGAATGGGCACTGGATGTCTATTTTCCTCTTAATTGGAATCCTATTGGGATATATGTTTATGTATTCTTTAATAAAGAGGGCATTCTCCTATACCCGATTCTGATCCTTCTTTTCCTTATATTCAGAAAAAAATCATATAGCGGAATACCTTTAAGAGAACTTACGGCCTGGTTTTGCGGTTTCTATTTTATGATCGCTCTCAGTGAGGCTCTTATTCTCAGGAACGCGGCTACTCCATTTGCTGCTTTATTGCTGCCTATGCTGCGAGTATTTACAGTCTTAATGATGACAACTTTGCTGGAACGTTCCCTTCACGCATATAGTAATATGATGAAAACCATTTATACAGTGTTGTATTTTACTGCGCCCTTGATACTGAATTTCATTCCTGTTCTGGATCTCCTGAATAAAACCATGTTATTTTACCTGGCCTTCTTTGTCTTTGGCGGAGTATCAACGGTTCTTTATTTTCTGGAATCCAGAGGCGATCTGTCCTGAGTTCTGAATGAAGAAGATCAGGAAGCACATATTTCTTTATCTGCTTTACTTGTATATAACAGTGCTCCTAATCTCCTGTTCCGGAAAGAAGGTCCTTTTCATTAATGACCCCTATTTTGATCATTTTGCCTCTTCTGCGCATAATTTTTATATGATTCGAAAGTCTTTTACCCTTATAAAAGGTGGATATCGCTGTGATTTTATTAATCCTGAAGAGTCCGAAGATTTATCACTTCAGATAAAGGAAGCTCTTGGGAGCGGTAAATATGATGCATTAATAACATTTTATTTAAGCTATCACTCACTGGAAATCCCCAAGGACTTTCCTGTAGTTCTGATCGGCGGAAGTCAGGAAATTCTATATCCATCACTAATTCAGATTGTGAGTTCTGATATGGAAGCTCTAAGATCT
Above is a window of Oceanispirochaeta sp. M1 DNA encoding:
- a CDS encoding cell division protein ZapB, whose amino-acid sequence is MITFDQVQLLETKVSDAVQLIKKLKNENGELKEEISLLEEQISELESQKSTLNSEQDKIEKGFIDALSQLDELNDESGITVETEVNAASETISDSEDTEIAQPEVDLEDDSEQEEPVTEETEEETIEISISDETVEEETAKVEEPVAESDNAEDDAADDDESGNQSEQLEIESENSQDEAPVEEVTPAVVESSFEDVSETEEDTIEESASSEKKEEKNSGYPQNLEIF
- the rpmI gene encoding 50S ribosomal protein L35, which gives rise to MPKMKTRRSAAKRFKMTGTGKAKYKKQATRHILTKKSAKRKRKLRHPDVISSAEIPRLKILLPYG
- the infC gene encoding translation initiation factor IF-3, encoding MLAVKDLRINDQIRVREVRLIDDEGNQKGIVATKEALEMAKDAGIDLVEVAPQSKPPVCKILDYGKYKFDLEKKNREQKKKQTLVKLKEVRMQPKIEKHDLAFKTKHVQEFLDAGNKCKVTIRFRGREMAHTELGRVVLDKLLELLEEGSYFIDSPPRQEGRFMSMMLSSKAKK
- the rplT gene encoding 50S ribosomal protein L20, producing MPRAVDGTKRKDHRKKILKQAKGYWGRRSKLHRVAKDAVTKAGQYAYRDRKVKKRDFRQLWIARISAACRAEGISYSRFINGLNIAGIEINRKSLSNMAIEDPKAFSAIVEKAKTSLGAL